In a single window of the Flavobacterium ammoniigenes genome:
- a CDS encoding TatD family hydrolase codes for MILTDTHTHLCSEEFDQDRTEMIQRAISAGVSRFFIPSIDSSETQKMYDLEAQFPDNVHLMIGLHPCYVKENYLEELAHVETQLAQHKFYAIGEIGIDLYWDKTTLDIQKIAFQRQIQWAKQHGLAINIHCRDAFDEVFEVLELEKSSELFGIFHCFTGDLDQAQRAISYGLKLGIGGVATFKNGKIDQFLDQIPLEHIVLETDSPYLAPVPYRGKRNESSYTLLVAQKLAEIYQLPVTEIARITTENSKAVFGI; via the coding sequence ATGATATTGACCGATACCCATACACATTTATGTTCTGAAGAGTTTGACCAAGACCGAACCGAGATGATCCAACGCGCCATCAGCGCAGGAGTTTCTCGATTTTTTATTCCGTCCATTGACAGTTCTGAAACGCAGAAAATGTATGATTTGGAGGCCCAATTTCCTGACAATGTGCATCTAATGATTGGCTTACATCCTTGTTATGTAAAAGAAAATTATTTAGAAGAATTAGCCCATGTGGAAACCCAATTGGCGCAACATAAATTTTATGCTATTGGCGAAATTGGAATTGATTTGTACTGGGACAAAACTACTTTGGACATTCAAAAGATTGCTTTTCAACGCCAAATCCAATGGGCCAAGCAACACGGTTTAGCGATAAATATCCATTGTCGCGATGCCTTTGACGAAGTCTTTGAAGTCCTAGAATTGGAAAAATCATCCGAATTATTTGGCATTTTTCATTGTTTTACTGGCGATTTGGATCAAGCCCAAAGAGCTATTTCGTATGGATTAAAATTAGGAATTGGCGGAGTAGCCACATTTAAAAACGGAAAAATAGATCAGTTTTTAGATCAAATCCCATTGGAACATATTGTACTCGAAACTGATTCGCCTTATTTAGCTCCAGTTCCATACCGTGGTAAGCGCAATGAAAGCAGTTATACCCTTTTGGTGGCACAAAAATTAGCCGAAATCTATCAATTGCCAGTAACTGAAATTGCACGAATTACAACCGAAAACTCCAAAGCAGTTTTCGGGATTTAA